The following coding sequences lie in one Alosa alosa isolate M-15738 ecotype Scorff River chromosome 21, AALO_Geno_1.1, whole genome shotgun sequence genomic window:
- the lamp2 gene encoding lysosome-associated membrane glycoprotein 2 isoform X2, translated as MFRHFCLTVLLVIASGKLSSTQSTVATTIAATTTTATTTTTTTTTTTTTTTTAPITTTTAAANTTTLAPTPANTTTLAPTPANTTTLAPTPANTTTPAPTPANTTTLAPTPANTTTPAPTPANTTTPAPTNATTTAPPLPNPKTGNYTLKPNVNATACILARMGLQISFKQGADAQSFNLDPAVTNVSGSCGSNGSDSILILQSDTIYMDFGFSNVSNRFRLHSLNVNVTASGVKFTVTNSSLSLWEASVGSSYMCKKEQSDEITSSVTLHTFDLQIQPFGVEDDKFSTAEECFLDSDLSFLVPIAVGMALSFLIILVLISYLIGRRKSRTGYQSV; from the exons ATGTTTCGCCACTTTTGCCTAACGGTGCTTCTGGTCATAGCCAGTG GTAAACTGAGTTCAACTCAATCCACAGTCGCCACCACCATCgctgctaccaccaccaccgctaccaccaccaccaccactaccaccaccaccaccaccacaaccaccactgCTCCAATTACTACTACTACAGCTGCTGCAAATACAACCACCCTTGCTCCAACTCCTGCAAATACAACCACCCTTGCTCCAACTCCTGCAAATACAACCACCCTTGCTCCAACTCCTGCAAATACAACCACCCCTGCTCCAACTCCTGCAAATACAACCACCCTTGCTCCAACTCCTGCAAATACAACCACCCCTGCTCCAACTCCTGCAAATACAACCACCCCTGCTCCGACCAATGCCACTACAACTGCCCCTCCGCTGCCCAACCCCAAAACTGGAAACTACACTCTTAAACCAAATGTCAACGCCACTGCCTGCATTTTGGCTAGAATGGGCCTGCAAATCAGCTTTAAGCAAGGCGCA GATGCCCAGAGCTTCAACCTGGATCCTGCAGTGACCAATGTGTCTGGATCATGTGGCAGTAATGGCAGTGACTCCATCCTCATCCTCCAGTCTGACACAATCTACATGGACTTTGGCTTTTCTAAT GTGTCAAACCGATTTCGCCTACATTCACTGAATGTTAATGTGACTGCTAGTG GGGTCAAATTCACAGTTACCAATTCCAGCTTGTCTCTATGGGAAGCATCTGTGGGGAGTTCCTACATGTGCAAGAAGGAACAGAGTGACGAGATCACAAGCTCCGTCACCCTCCACACCTTTGACCTGCAGATCCAGCCTTTTGGGGTGGAGGATGATAAATTCAGCACAG CTGAGGAGTGCTTCTTGGACTCTGACTTGAGCTTTCTAGTGCCCATTGCTGTGGGCATGGCACTCAGCTTCCTAATCATCCTTGTACTTATCTCTTACCTGATTGGCCGGAGGAAGAGTCGCACTGGCTACCAGTCTGTATAA
- the lamp2 gene encoding lysosome-associated membrane glycoprotein 2 isoform X1: MFRHFCLTVLLVIASGKLSSTQSTVATTIAATTTTATTTTTTTTTTTTTTTTAPITTTTAAANTTTLAPTPANTTTLAPTPANTTTLAPTPANTTTPAPTPANTTTLAPTPANTTTPAPTPANTTTPAPTNATTTAPPLPNPKTGNYTLKPNVNATACILARMGLQISFKQGADAQSFNLDPAVTNVSGSCGSNGSDSILILQSDTIYMDFGFSNVSNRFRLHSLNVNVTASGVKFTVTNSSLSLWEASVGSSYMCKKEQSDEITSSVTLHTFDLQIQPFGVEDDKFSTVEDCQADAESYIVPIAVGAALAALILIVLVAYFIGRRRNQAQGYESF, from the exons ATGTTTCGCCACTTTTGCCTAACGGTGCTTCTGGTCATAGCCAGTG GTAAACTGAGTTCAACTCAATCCACAGTCGCCACCACCATCgctgctaccaccaccaccgctaccaccaccaccaccactaccaccaccaccaccaccacaaccaccactgCTCCAATTACTACTACTACAGCTGCTGCAAATACAACCACCCTTGCTCCAACTCCTGCAAATACAACCACCCTTGCTCCAACTCCTGCAAATACAACCACCCTTGCTCCAACTCCTGCAAATACAACCACCCCTGCTCCAACTCCTGCAAATACAACCACCCTTGCTCCAACTCCTGCAAATACAACCACCCCTGCTCCAACTCCTGCAAATACAACCACCCCTGCTCCGACCAATGCCACTACAACTGCCCCTCCGCTGCCCAACCCCAAAACTGGAAACTACACTCTTAAACCAAATGTCAACGCCACTGCCTGCATTTTGGCTAGAATGGGCCTGCAAATCAGCTTTAAGCAAGGCGCA GATGCCCAGAGCTTCAACCTGGATCCTGCAGTGACCAATGTGTCTGGATCATGTGGCAGTAATGGCAGTGACTCCATCCTCATCCTCCAGTCTGACACAATCTACATGGACTTTGGCTTTTCTAAT GTGTCAAACCGATTTCGCCTACATTCACTGAATGTTAATGTGACTGCTAGTG GGGTCAAATTCACAGTTACCAATTCCAGCTTGTCTCTATGGGAAGCATCTGTGGGGAGTTCCTACATGTGCAAGAAGGAACAGAGTGACGAGATCACAAGCTCCGTCACCCTCCACACCTTTGACCTGCAGATCCAGCCTTTTGGGGTGGAGGATGATAAATTCAGCACAG TGGAGGATTGCCAGGCTGATGCGGAAAGCTACATTGTCCCAATAGCAGTGGGAGCTGCCTTGGCTGCTCTTATTCTTATAGTATTGGTGGCCTATTTCATTGGGAGAAGGAGAAACCAAGCCCAAGGCTATGAGTCTTTCTAA
- the lamp2 gene encoding lysosome-associated membrane glycoprotein 2 isoform X3, translated as MFRHFCLTVLLVIASGKLSSTQSTVATTIAATTTTATTTTTTTTTTTTTTTTAPITTTTAAANTTTLAPTPANTTTLAPTPANTTTLAPTPANTTTPAPTPANTTTLAPTPANTTTPAPTPANTTTPAPTNATTTAPPLPNPKTGNYTLKPNVNATACILARMGLQISFKQGADAQSFNLDPAVTNVSGSCGSNGSDSILILQSDTIYMDFGFSNVSNRFRLHSLNVNVTASGVKFTVTNSSLSLWEASVGSSYMCKKEQSDEITSSVTLHTFDLQIQPFGVEDDKFSTAHECAMDDSSILIPIIVGAALAGLILIVVIAYMIGRRKTYVGYQTL; from the exons ATGTTTCGCCACTTTTGCCTAACGGTGCTTCTGGTCATAGCCAGTG GTAAACTGAGTTCAACTCAATCCACAGTCGCCACCACCATCgctgctaccaccaccaccgctaccaccaccaccaccactaccaccaccaccaccaccacaaccaccactgCTCCAATTACTACTACTACAGCTGCTGCAAATACAACCACCCTTGCTCCAACTCCTGCAAATACAACCACCCTTGCTCCAACTCCTGCAAATACAACCACCCTTGCTCCAACTCCTGCAAATACAACCACCCCTGCTCCAACTCCTGCAAATACAACCACCCTTGCTCCAACTCCTGCAAATACAACCACCCCTGCTCCAACTCCTGCAAATACAACCACCCCTGCTCCGACCAATGCCACTACAACTGCCCCTCCGCTGCCCAACCCCAAAACTGGAAACTACACTCTTAAACCAAATGTCAACGCCACTGCCTGCATTTTGGCTAGAATGGGCCTGCAAATCAGCTTTAAGCAAGGCGCA GATGCCCAGAGCTTCAACCTGGATCCTGCAGTGACCAATGTGTCTGGATCATGTGGCAGTAATGGCAGTGACTCCATCCTCATCCTCCAGTCTGACACAATCTACATGGACTTTGGCTTTTCTAAT GTGTCAAACCGATTTCGCCTACATTCACTGAATGTTAATGTGACTGCTAGTG GGGTCAAATTCACAGTTACCAATTCCAGCTTGTCTCTATGGGAAGCATCTGTGGGGAGTTCCTACATGTGCAAGAAGGAACAGAGTGACGAGATCACAAGCTCCGTCACCCTCCACACCTTTGACCTGCAGATCCAGCCTTTTGGGGTGGAGGATGATAAATTCAGCACAG CCCATGAATGTGCAATGGATGACTCCAGCATCTTAATCCCAATCATTGTTGGTGCCGCTCTGGCCGGCTTGATTCTCATAGTAGTGATTGCTTACATGATTGGTCGAAGAAAGACCTATGTTGGATATCAGACACTGTAA
- the atp1b4 gene encoding protein ATP1B4, with protein sequence MEPNSTTGGAEEELLENLVPKVPAEGHRIGHRLAEAMEVEQEGLVEHQPLAQEDLNFERWKPKPRPERSLHEQFSAVKQYLWNPDTREFMGRTGKSWSLIVFFYSALYTFLAAMFAACMCCLMWSISPYKPTYNDRVMPPGMMMFPHVEGFDIAFNASDRPSWNKYVKMMESHLKPYDDSVQEEKNIPCQQDKYFMQDDKEESAERKACQFKRSWLGECSGISDRHFGYSQGKPCIFLKMNRILGYLPGKGTPVNVTCALRKGDTGNLGDLEFFPKNIFNLMYYPYYGKQRHVNYTSPIVAVRFPSPQPDTHLHVQCKLHGKDIINDSPTDRFLGSVSFTLEVGA encoded by the exons ATGGAGCCCAATTCAACCACGGGCGGGGCTGAGGAAGAGCTCCTTGAAAACTTAGTGCCAAAAGTG cctGCCGAGGGGCACAGGATTGGCCACAGACTGGCAGAGGCCATGGAGGTGGAGCAGGAGGGACTGGTGGAGCATCAGCCACTGGCGCAGGAGGACCTGAACTTCGAACGCTGGAAGCCCAAGCCAAGGCCCGAGAGGTCGCTGCACGAGCAGTTCTCTGCCGTGAAACAATACTTGTGGAATCCCGACACCAGGGAGTTCATGGGCCGCACAGGAAAGAGCTGGA GCCTCATCGTCTTTTTCTATTCGGCATTGTATACTTTCTTGGCTGCCATGTTTGCTGCTTGTATGTGCTGCCTGATGTGGTCCATCAGCCCTTACAAACCAACGTACAATGACAGGGTGATGCCACCAG GCATGATGATGTTCCCACATGTAGAGGGATTTGACATTGCCTTTAATGCATCTGACCGCCCCTCCTGGAATAAGTATGTGAAGATGATGGAGTCCCACCTAAAAC CATACGATGACTCTGTTCAGGAGGAAAAGAATATCCCATGTCAGCAGGACAAATATTTTATGCAAGATGACAAAGAGGAGAGTGCTGAGCGGAAAGCATGCCAGTTCAAGAGGTCATGGCTTGGGGAGTGCTCAGGGATCTCAGATCGTCATTTTGGCTACTCTCAGGGAAAGCCCTGCATCTTTCTCAAGATGAACCGG ATTCTTGGGTACTTGCCTGGTAAGGGAACCCCAGTAAACGTGACTTGTGCTCTAAGG AAAGGGGATACAGGAAACCTTGGGGACCTTGAGTTCTTTCCAAAGAACATTTTCAATCTGATGTATTACCCCTACTATGGGAAGCAAAGACAC GTGAACTACACGTCGCCAATAGTTGCAGTACGTTTCCCTTCACCTCAGCCTGACACCCATCTTCATGTGCAATGTAAGCTCCATGGCAAGGACATCATCAATGATTCACCAACTGATCGCTTTCTGGGAAGTGTGTCTTTCACTCTTGAAGTGGGTGCGTAG